A single region of the Salvia miltiorrhiza cultivar Shanhuang (shh) chromosome 8, IMPLAD_Smil_shh, whole genome shotgun sequence genome encodes:
- the LOC131001283 gene encoding putative vesicle-associated membrane protein 726 — MGQQKLIYSFVARGTVILADYTEFKGNFNTIASQCLQKLSASNNRFTYNCDDHTFNYLVDNGFTYCVVAVESAGRQLPIAFLERIKDDFTKKYGGGKASTAGPNSLKKEFGPKLKEQMQYCVDHPEEISQIAKVKAQVSEVKGVMMQNIEKVLDRGEKIELLVDKTDSLKSQAQDFRKQGTKMKRKMWVENMKIKLVVFGIVALLALLVALSVCPKFKC, encoded by the exons TTGATCTACAGTTTTGTGGCGAGGGGAACCGTGATTTTGGCTGATTACACGGAATTCAAGGGGAATTTCAATACCATCGCGTCTCAGTGTCTGCAAAAGCTCTCTGCTTCCAACAACCGATTCACCTACAATTGCGATGATCACACCTTCAATTACCTCGTCGATAACGGATTCA CTTATTGCGTGGTTGCTGTTGAATCTGCGGGCAGACAACTACCAATCGCGTTTCTGGAACGCATCAAAGATGATTTTACAAAGAAATATGGAGGCGGCAAAGCTTCGACTGCTGGTCCCAACAGCCTAAAAAAGGAGTTTGG GCCCAAATTGAAAGAGCAAATGCAGTATTGCGTTGATCATCCCGAAGAAATTAGCCAGATTGCTAAAGTCAAGGCTCAGGTCTCTGAGGTGAAAGGTGTGATGATGCAAAACATTGAGAAG GTTCTTGACCGTGGAGAGAAGATCGAATTGCTTGTTGACAAGACTGATAGTCTCAAATCACAG GCACAGGATTTCAGGAAGCAAGGGACGAAGATGAAGAGAAAGATGTGGGTTGAGAACATGAAGATCAAACTGGTGGTGTTTGGTATAGTCGCGCTTTTGGCTCTCCTGGTCGCGTTGTCCGTGTGTCCCAAATTCAAGTGTTGA